A stretch of DNA from Strigops habroptila isolate Jane chromosome 1, bStrHab1.2.pri, whole genome shotgun sequence:
CGTTATTTCTCTCAAGAAATCAAGTGCACTTTGAGGGATAAAAAAAGGCTTTCCATGTCCCTCCaagacagaaaattactttgcatACTGACAGCAAGAAACAGTTAACCTTCAGTCTTGTACAGAAAAAGTGCAACTACGACATGGAAACCATTATTTTGCCCAAAACCAGGAATACCAGCATGTATctcaaacagcagcactgtggagACATCCAGGCAGATTCTGTAAGAGCTATGGAAAGCACCAGATTACTGTATCTTTCCTTGTAAATATGCTTTCTATCTAACCAACATTGGGTTTGAATgtattttccccttcccctccaaaagagcagcagccaaaaccagaaagcagatTTCCCTGGGAAACTCCACATCCTTTATTTTACACCTGTGGATGTTTTACGTTTGTTAAAAACTGGTTAtttacaaaaccagcacagaacaTCAGCATACAAATTACTCCATGTACCGCACACAGATGTCCAAACTCAAGGTAGATCCTGATCTCTCTTAAACTGTTGACTGTTAGGATGCATCACTGAGAAGCATTTCCCACTGCATGCTCTAGAAACACCACCTGACTGCAAAATCATACGGCACGATGTGCAATTCAAACAGGCTTCCACGAAGTTCACAGGTTTTCTGTATCAACATTAAGCGAACAAAACGAAGAAAACATTCTTGAAAATCATGATCTTTCTTGCTGTAGTAACTGGTTTTGTTAGCATTAGTTCCTGAGCATCAATTTTGAGCAAACCAGGATGGGCGCTTCCTGGCTCTTTCAATGATCCTCTTGCCTGCATCCTTTTCTGTGGGCTTTTCTCCATCATACAGGACGACAGTCTCTACAGTTGGAGCATTAAACGGCCCTCCTTcctgtttctgtatttccttcCGGATCAGTCGAGTTTCTGCTTTGACCTTTGCATAACAATAGCCACAAAGgatgtgtttctgtttcaagtTTCCACACTCAGGACAAACGTCTATGTTCGTCTAAAAAAAGACagtggaaaagaggaaattgaATAACAGCAACAAGAGAAGCAGGGAACAATCACAACTGACtaagaaagttaaaagaaaaatatcagagaaattaaattgcCTTTTCAAAATTTATTCTTCTATGGGAAGTATATTTTCTCTGACGTATTGCTATGTCAAATGCTTACTACTAAAAAAGGCCTATGAAGTCGATACCTAAATCATTATGCCTCGTGATGTTTGGAAGACTAAAGACCTATCAACTCAATTAGATGCACAGGAAGTATAGACCTTTTCCACTTATACTAGCTGGTTAGCtaaaattcacattttgttGGCTTGGACCTAAACTGTCACGGTGTATTTAACCACTACTGTCACACATAATGACctattaaaaagtattttgcagaTTACAGTGCCTTTTAAGCAAAAGAAGTCTTTTAAGGGAGTGTAGCAATAGGAAAAGGAgtaatgggttaaaacttaaacagaggaagttcaggttagatctaaggcagaagttcttccctgtgagggtgctgaggcactggcacagggtgcccagagaagctgtggctgccccatccctggcagtgttcaaggccagggtggacacaggggcttggagcaacctgctctagtggaaggtgtccctgcccgtggcagggggttggagctggatgagctttaaggtcccttccaacccaaaccagtctgggattctatgattctattcaaTAAACAAATTCCAGAACACTTTTTCAGTCAGTATTGACCACTACAATGGTTCTctaaaacaagtgaaaaattaaCTGGCATAAATTTTACACCAGCATGCTTGTTTGCCACGAACAGAACTAACTGCAGCGAATAAAGTGGCCAGCCTTATGGAAACCTGGCGATTACCTTGACTTTTATAAGCTTATTGGGGTTTCTTCGCCTGCAGCGGTTCACTTCGATGGTGCGCCTTTTCTTCGGCGCCGCCATCCACAAGATGCTGTCCCACAGGCTCGGCGCCTCATCACTTTCATTAGTGCCGTGTACTGGCTGTGGAAGGGAAGCTGGAGCCTGGACAGCTAGTGCTGGTcctgaaggcaaaaggaaaggtGATGCCTTACAGCCAAGCCCCACTTTGATGCGCAGCCGAGAAAACACAACAGGGATGCTACTGACACCCCCAAAGTGATAACAGCGCCTCCCGCCCCGTCCCCTCAGCGCCCGcaggcccccccccccagccatTCACCGGTAAGAACGAGCCCCGATGCCGCCCTCTCCTTCAGCCGGCACTTACCCCAGGGCGGGCTGTGTCCCCCAGAGAAACCGGGCAGGAGGCCGCGGTCCAGGCGCCGCCAGCAGCGCTGAAGCAGAGCGCGAAGCCGCGGCAGCGGGGGGAACACCAGCACCAGGGCCGCCATGTCCCCACACCGCCCCGCCGAGCCTTCTGAGGTGGCCAGGGCGGGGCGGCCGAGCGCGCCTACCGCTGAGCCCTCTGGGAAAGCGAGTGCGCTGAGCCCTTCAGGGCGCCGCAGGGACGGGCTCTCGGGGACTCCAACTCCCAGCATGCACCACAGCGCGCCTCTTCGCCAATCGCGTTCATTGCTCCCCGGGCTCTTCTTCCCGGCTCGCTCCACTATTCGCCAATCAGCGCGCTCGCTGTGTCCTCGCGCAGGAAGCGGGAGCAGCGCCTGCGCCTGGCGACGGGAGCGGAGGGGTCGGCTCCAACATGGCGGAGCGCGGGTACAGCTTCTCCCTCACCACGTTCAGGTACGCGGAGGGACAGGGCTGCGGGCCCCGGCTCTCGGCGGGCGGGctggagggggaggggggacgGCGCGCAGCCTGCGCGGAGCGGCGCTCCGGCGGCGGGGCAGGACGGAGTGGGGACTTTGCAGAGTCATCGGGTCCGCGGAGCCGGGCCTGAGAGAGCTGCGAGCGGCGGTGGCTGGACCCCGGCGGGCGTGGGGAGGGCGGCGGGTTTCGGGCGGCGTTGTCTTCGCCTGAGCGGGTGCGGAGCTGCTGTGAGCCGAGCGGCTGCAGGCGCAGCGCAGAGAGAGGCGGGCGCTGAGGTGGGAGCCCCGCGTCCCACCCGAGCTGTGCCGCTGACTTGGGGCCCAAGCGTCGGTGCTGTGGGTCGGAGTGACCGTGGGGTCAGCCTGAGTTCTGTCTAGTCGCTGGCAGTGCCTTAGGGGAGTGCGCGGTGGGACAGCTTAGCGCGCCTGGGGTCCCCACGCACACGCTTTGGGCTGGGTAATTGTAGTTGTGTAATTCGGAGCTAATCGGAGGTGCGGGGTGGTAGCAGAGGTGCGGTATCGTGAGGGCTTGCTTCAGCTTCAGAACAAGCTTTGCAGATGTGGGAATGAAGGAAGCCCTTGGGTGAGTTTTGAACAGTCCTTTCCTGCTGCACGCTGCAGGCAGTGCTCTCTTTGCACTTTGCCTTGTGCACAGACTAGATGTGGGATGGTTGCAGGCACGGAATGAGTATGCAATTGGAGTGGTACCTATTAAAGTGTTGCTCTAATACATACACTTAAGACTAAttaagaaaaagggaaattattcctcctttttttaatgaagctaTTAAGTTATGCAGTTATATTatacatatgaaaaagaaaactgaatgcaggaatctttgtgctgcttttggtgAAGTGCCCCCTTAATCGCAGGGGAGAGTAATGCTGTGTAATTGCAAAGCAGGTTACTAAGGGCTTGTTGCAGTTAAGCAAATGAAACAGTTCACAAtctaaaatgaggaaaagaatcTTCTTAATGTGTGGATGCAGCCAACCATGCCTGCTTTACCTGAGTGAAAAGTGAATTCTTTAGTAGCTATTGGAAATAGTTTCTTAAGGGAGTTTAAAAACTTATTGTACTGTACAGAAGTTCCTTGTGCTGGGAGTTATATATTTTAGTTTGtgcttacttttaaaatattttgctgatattctgtgtattttaattgCTGGCATAGGAAACTATTGTTCTGGTTTGTTAGCATTTTGTAGTGGAGAAGCTGGAGTTATTACTTTGTTACCTTTATACGCTGTTTACTCAGTGTTTAACTGCCTCCACTGAttcttgctttggttttatttgtaaCTCCTAAGTCAGATAATTTTCTATTGTATTCCTGAATCTATTAAACCAGCAGTGTCTGAAATACAGCCCAGAGAACAGATCCCCCTTGCAGAATCACTTGCCCAGTGGGActggctctgtgctgccctTTTCCCTGGGGATGGAGAGTGTCAGCCTGACACATGCAGCTGTGTTCTGACGAGTCTGCATCCATTACCTGAAAGACATGGATCATTAAAATGCAGGAATACCTGCGGATGGAATGGGAGCTGTTTCTGTCTCGTGCTATTGACCTGATGTGTGCTTGTCAGTCAAAAAGAGTGGCAGTGTTTTGCTTGTACCTTTCAGCAGCGAACATCAGGGTCTTGAACTTTAACAGACCAGACATGTAATGCCACTTCAGTAGAAATTCATGACACTGTCTGAAGATtggaaaacttgttttaaatgatATAAAGTTGGAGAATAGACTTGTCCTCCTTCAACCTGCATCCCAGTCACTGCTCCCTATCCAAGACATTTCACAAATCAAGACTGTCGTAGGAAAGATTTGAGCACACCGAAATTCTGTTAGGCttacttttgtattttcctttgtagtCCTTCTGGAAAGCTTGTTCAGATTGAATATGCTTtggctgcagtggctgcaggagcTCCATCGGTTGGGATTAAAGGTACGTTCAGGAAATAACTAATTAATTCACTTAATTCTTCAGTGACGAATTAAGGATTTGTGAGTGctacttgaaaaaaatcaagtactTTGGCCTGTGTACTGGGCCTTTTTCATCTCGTGTTCTATtacatattttggttttctttccagagatTTTCACATGTTTTAGTGGGTTTAATATTTCCTATGTCTTTTTCTGCAACtcagttattttttctaaagaagGAAGGGAGCACAGAGCTCCATGCTAGGAGAAGAAGGTTGCTTGGGTGATTGTGGAGACACTCAGCTGGTAGAAGCAGACATCTCTTTCTTTGAGTGTCTCTTAATTAAGCAAGCTGTGTGTCcagatatatttaaatatcaCAAAGTTATCTGAACTGCTCAATTATTAATGTGCTTCAGAATCTTTAGAATGGGATTATGGGAGCTGTAAGAGTATTTCAAATGAGAAACGATGTGCTGGGTGGATTCATCAGAGTGCCTTTGTTTAACATGACTGTAAACTTGAAGGGGTTTTAAAAAAGGGAGGACCAAAACTCTTTACAATCCAATCATCTTGTTCAGTGTTTTGACTGCTTTCCATAATTTCACTTTaatgttaaaaaacccaaaatcttgCTCCTTTCCAGCTGCAAATGGAGTGGTGTTGGCAACTGAGAAGAAGCAGAAATCCATCCTTTATGATGAAAGGAGTGTCCACAAAGTAGAACCAATTACCAAACATATAGGTTTAGTGTACAGCGGTATGGGTCCAGATTACAGGTATGAAAACCTTTGTTTGGTTACCATTTAGATGCAATTTCTtgcaagaaatgaaagaaatggaaacagcaaTTAGCTGTTTCTTTCTAAGTGTATGGCATAATATTGTATTGCAGTGTATCTGAAATTCACTTTaagtttttcttaatatattcaGTACCTTGTCAAATAACCCTCTATTTAAAGAATGAGTAGGGAATGAACAGCAGTGTACTTCAACCTTAGTTTAAGTATTTCAGAGATTACTCAGCTTGTAAAGATAACGCATCACAGTCTGTGTTTTCTTACGCTAGTGTTATGCCAAGTGTATAAAACTCCTTATCAGAGTATTTATTAGGAGTTTTCAGTTCTAGCTGTAATAACTAGTTGGAATTTCTTTGACGTAGTAATTTTGTCTTGGATTTTAGAGTACTCGTGCACAGAGCTCGGAAGCTGGCCCAGCAATACTACTTGGTGTATCATGAGCCCATCCCAACAGCTCAGCTAGTACAGAGAATTGCTTCTGTGATGCAGGAATACACACAATCTGggtatgttttatttctgaagttgcTTAGAAAGGTTTTGTTTAAGGAATAAACAAcattgtggctgccccatccctggcaatgttcaaggccaggttggacacaggggcctggagcaacctgctctagtggaaggtgtccctgcccgtggcaggggttggaactggatgagctctaaggtcccttccaatccaaaacGTTCTATGATAATAACAACTACCTGGTGATGCAATTTTCTGTGTGTCAAAAAGGCAGATAGTTTTTCAGTGGAGAATGTCCACAGAAAGTAGGCCAGTGGGAGGAGCACTAACTGGCAGTGGGTGAGATGGGCTCTTCTTGCAAACAAACATGTCAGACAAGGCAGcattcttttggttttgtactgTTGCTTGACTGATCACAGGTCTGGGCTGGTGGGAAGCGTTTCAGGGAAGGTTAACACATCCCAAATAATTCAGTCACCTTTGTTTTTCACTGAGTAAATTCTGTATATCAACTgtgggtttgtttattttttagtgGTGTTCGTCCATTTGGTGTATCACTGCTAATATGTGGCTGGAATGAAGGGCGGCCCTATTTATTTCAGTCAGATCCATCTGTAAGTAGCTTATATTTGTAAATCCTACtgcttttataaaacatttaaaactttaTGTGTGCTGTGATGAGAAGAAGAATGCAGAGCTAGAACAAACAATCCCTTAATAGAGGTCAGAATGAGCCATTTCAGTGGGTGCTTGGAGCAAGCCTGGATAATGCTGTGCCTACATGTTCCTGTACTGCTTGAGCAGCTGTGTTTGAGGGAGATAACCTTTCCATGCATTCCCACCTAGTTGGTAGTGCCAGCAAAAGTAGCATTCTGCAGCAGGTAccagtaaaaaacaaaaaaggaaataattgaCTGCTTATGCTCCCCAAATAGTTGTTCCCTGAACTGGATTGAAATTACACCAGAATCTGTCGTATCATGGAATGTAATGAGTGTGCTTTAGTATTTAATGACAGTGGTTAATTTAAGTGAGtttatttgctgtgtttgcaCTGCACTGCTGAAAAACTGCCCTTTGCACGTGTGAGTTGTAAAGCTTTACATCAAACTAAAACGTGGTCGCTGTAGTGATCATTGATGAGCTTCAGAAATTTGAATTACTGCCTGATGCTCAAATGTAAAAAGCAAAGTGCAGCTGACTTGTGTGAGGCAGCTTGATTGAGGCCTAGAACTGCTGAGGGTCTTCGTGCCAGAGGAGAGAATGATGATGGCTAAATAACCTGTTAGTAGCTGAGATAAATCAGATGGCTGGTTTCCAACAAGTTATTTACTTCacttaaacttaaaaaatatatggagTGAACCTCAGGAAAGATGTGAGTGTATTCGGTGTCAAAGGCAAACATACTGTTTAAGGAATCCCAAATAATAACTGTGCTAACGACTTACTAAATTCATCTTTCAAAGTAATGGGAGGATAAAAATTAAGTGGGGCCctatacaaatattttgtgcattttccCAGCATATGGTTCCATACTGACTTAGTCTGAATGGGCTCCAGAAGAGTCTCCTATATACTCAGAACATCCATTATGCTTATGATGACTTCGGTACTTTTTACCAAGTACTTGAATACATAATGTCTGGCTAAGGTACACAAAACAATTAAACAGATTGTTGCTTTTACAGGGAGCTTACTTTGCATGGAAAGCAACAGCAATGGGAAAAAATTACGTCAACGGGAAAACATTCCTCGAGAAAAGGTAATTATACATGTAAggtaaaaaaggtaaaaagtaCATGTATCGTGTACTTGATGCGTGTCTGAGAGGATGCTGTCTGGTTTGTTCAGGTGCCATGTGAAACATAGATGAAGATagataaaaaaatcacacttcTAGATTATTAGAGGCAAGTTTTAATACTTAGGATATGCTTCCAATTTATTTGTTTACACATGCAAAggaaatttgctttatttaaactCCAACTTCTGTGTTTATGGggaattatttcagtgtaataAATGTTATATTGAACATATTTGCAGAAATATGGTTCTATACAGAGTCAGTAATAAAAGTAGTGAATTGTTTTTACAAGTAATAACTTTGGCTATTAATACCACAGTGCTTACAAATAATATTTGTATTAGAAACAAGAAGATTTTAGCAGCATTTAGGTTTTTAGAGACTCCAGGATAATTAGGACTTGGAAAGATCTTTGTCCCATGCTGAAATACGTGAACTTCTGCTTGCAGATACAATGAAGATTTGGAGCTTGAAGATGCCATTCATACAGCTATCTTAACACTAAAGgtcagcaaaatatttaagaaatgaGTTTCTTGCTGTTACGGCATCATTGGTGTGATTCactgaactgtattttcttcaataGGAGAGCTTTGAAGGGCAGATGACAGAAGACAACATCGAAGTTGGCATCTGTAATGAAGCCGGTTTTAGGAGGCTCACTCCAACTGAGGTTAAGGACTACCTGGCTGCAATAGCCTAGTAGGAACCGAGCCAGACTGTGTGATTCACACAAAGGTCTTTTTAATTTTGGCtacttaaatgtttttgtttgcagtttttgCATACTTATTTCTACATGGTTCGTCTGagagattttttaaatatcatggGTGCAAATGCAACAGTCCTAATGTTGTAATACATGGAATCTTATTACAGGTAATTCTTTCCCTTGATACATGGAATCTTTGTACACAAAACACTGTACAAAATGTAAAGTTATAATGACAGCTCAAAAAAGgctaaagaataaaatttgaaGGCCACTGTTTTGGGGGAAGGTGTCTGCGTGTCTTTTTAATCATAGCTTTTTATCTGCATAAAGCTGAGATTTCAGTATCTTTACtgttaaggaaaaagaattttccACATACAGCCACAATGAACTCCTGTTAGACCTTCTTTTAAAGAGTTTAAATCTTGAGTGGACAGGGtaattttttcactttgttgttTAATATTAAGTTACATCCAGAAATGGTTTTATCTGGTGTAAGAGATCATGTACTTTCACAAATAGCCAGAACAGTCTTCCATTTCAGGTGTAAACTGTGATCTACCTGAGCATCTCTGCTTTTGACTCTCTTGGTCTTTGTGTCTCAAGAACTTGTTTTCTATTACTTGGGTTGTAGCCCTAGAAACTGCACTTTTTCAaccctgaaatatttttagaaacaatAGAAGTAATAACTCTTACTGAAAGCTAAATGCATTTATCACCATCGATAACAATCAACAAGAGTTGCAAAGCAAAGTGAGAATATGTAATGTAATTACTTTATCCCTTGAATTCTGCTAAAATGTTTTCCAACTTGCAAGATAACTCTAAAGGTGCAGTAATGAAAAGATCACTTAATTTATGCATCACAACTTTTTCAGGTGCAGAACTAGATGCTTGAATATAATTGTGTTGGGTGTATGTATCAATGCATTTTTTACGTGTGTAGAGTCTTTCACGTTATAGAAACACAAAACTTACTGCAGAAGAAACAGGATAAAATATATGTactttttccagcagaaatcaTTTGGTCTGCAGTCATTTAAGTTACTCTGTGCagatttcatttggttttaagCAGTCTGATTGTTAAAATGTCAATAATGAACTGGGAGCAATAGCTTGTATGTGTAAGGCTAAGCGTATATGGGAGCAGTCCAACAGGATACGTCTTAGCCAGCCATAACTGATGAAGAAAGTACAAAGTATGAGTTAGTCTGCAGAAAGTAGTGTGTAGCTAACTGATTTGTTCTTTCCAATGTCTGTTGTCTGATGTTTTATGTTATCATTAGGTAAATAAGAATTTCTGAAGCATGCCATAACTGAAGTTCTATTTCCtaatatcagaaataaaagctgtgtcCAAACGGTTCCTTAAGACTTACTCCAGATCACTTCTTGAGTATTTCACTCTGAAAACAAATCCATGCTCTGAGTCTTCTTGTAGAGAAAATGAACAACTAGGAACCAAAACTGGAGACTTAATATTGCTACATCTTCAATTTGGAATATTTATATAcactcatttttttaatgctatataaatattataagGTGGTTTCTATATAAAAACATGCAGGTAGGTACTTCAGAAAATGGTTTAGCATGAACTGCAGTACCTTAGTTGCCTCCTCTACTAGATTAGCAAAGAATGTCCTATGAAGGATAGTTGAAACCAAAGCAAGTTTCAAATAAATCATGCTGTCGTACTCCCAAAATGGTAACAGTgggacaaacaaaaaaatatttcaaggttTGAGGAATGGGGATAATAATTGAACAATTTCCGTGTGTAGAATTTTACTAATTTTAGATGgtgaagggaagaggaaatccCAGTATCATCCCTCTTTTCGTGtggtttaataatttaaaggtAGTAACTGTTCTGTGCAGTGTGAAAACCATTGTGCTCTGAGCAAGCCAAGCACTCTCCTTCAGATGCCTGACAGTTGGTGTAGATGTTGAGAGGGTTTTTGCCCACTTCTCCCTACCCTGTTAGGAGGACAGACACCCATTACCACACAGAGTAGTTTACTGAAGTGTGTATTTCAGAAGTGTTGCTGGTTTTACTTCAGGTTGTTACGGACCAACGTTGCAAATGGTGGCAGCGTGAAGTTAGTACGTTTGATGTACTCTGAATGTCCTCTTGTACCAGGTTACCTCAGTCAGTGCTTTTTAGGAATGTAAATGGCTTGAATTGGTAAAACAAGGTATGATTTGGTTATTATTAAATGGTAGCACGTTTTTCTTTTGAGAGCAAGTAGAAGAGTGCCTTGGGAAAGATGAGAACGCTATGACTGGGCTTTTGTAGCACCATGTGTTAGTACTTGTCATAAAAAGAGACTAAAAAGCTTCAAAACACTGATCGGTTGTAACTTTCCTTGGAGAGTACTTTCCCCTGAGAGTACTCTCCTCAGGCTGTCTCTGAGCTATGATCTCAGAACCCCTGTTGTCATTTCTGTGGTAGTATTTGTTTTGTGCTCCTTGTTTTGTATGAAATGGGACAGGTAGGTCTTGCATGGTCTGTTGTCAGTGGATTTCATTTTGATGAGCCACCGAACTGGTAGCTGAGCAACTGGTTTTACACCATTAAGAACTGAGTCCCAAAGCTCCCTGATAATACTTAAACCCTACAGAGAATTACAGTTTGTGGGACTTGATGTAATTTGAAAAGAATATGCATAATATATTGAATTCAGGCTTTATTTAGAGTAATAGATAATTTTTAGTGGTAGGTGGACAGACCTTggtattttgctgttctgttgGGGAAGGTGGTGTGATTTGGATtgtggattttccttttctaactGCTTAATCCTACACTGAAGGAAATCACTGCCATACTGTCTAGaatagtaattaatttttatctaGTATCTAAAGGGAACCTTTAAACTGCAGGGAACTAATTTATGtctttttccattcaaaatCCTTGGAATTTAAGGGAATAGTAATTTTAATTCggaaaaagtatttctcaaaTAACCAAATCATTTCAGGGGGTGAGAGATAAAAGTGCAGTGGAGTAGCAAATTATATGGGGGTTGGCTTtggttatattttctttaaaaacaattctgaATGAAGTGGGGTCAAGGGGGAATAAAGTGGACAAACACTGTTCGTGTGTGAGATGACAAATTACAGGCTTGGTCGTTTTAAGCTAACCATGAAGTATGCTTCTGCTTCATTTATCTTGTTCCTAATGCAGTcctctgaaagaagaaaaagagtggTCACTTAAAGTAGGTAATGTTCTTGATTTGCATGTTCTGGGAGATGATCAGCTCCAAGGAACTTGGGGTAGTGAATTTCCTTCAGCTTAATTTAACTATTAGGATCGGGATCTGATCATCACCATTTCATGACGTGATGAACCTACTTTAAGTAGGTTTCAGCGTGATAGACGATAAGGTGCAGTGAGCTGTTCACAACTTGTTTTGGCTTAGTATTGCTTTGCAGATCTTGTGAAATTTAGACAAGGAGAAACCATTACTCACTGTAGGAGCAGTGATCGGTAGGTGGAGAGAAGGCAAATCTCATGCTATTTCGGAGCATTGCTGCAGCACGGAGAGAGGCTGGAGCCCACGGCGGTGACTACTGCTTTGAAGTCGCCTGCACCTCGGGGCAAGCACGGAGGACACTTGCTCACATTTAGCACCAAATGGTTCAGTAAGGCTCGGCTTTGACAGCTTAACTTCAGGGACATGCCATGCACCAAGCCACGGATGTTTCTTCCCCGCTGCAGTGAAGCCTAAGGCTGACATGTCTCTGACTTCACGCAATGTCTTTGCTCCTCAAAGGCTTTTCAGGGTAAAACGTGTATCTATTAGGAGGGCCGGCACGCCGGGACCAGAGCCAAGATGCAGAGGGCCGGACGCCGGAGCGGATGCGGTGCCTGTCCCCGCCCGGCGGCCCGGGGGAGGTGCTGGGCCGCGCCACGCCGCCTCCTGCCGCTGCCCGGGGCGAGGGCTGGCGCTGCCGGGCTGTGAGTACGGGCTGCGGGGAGGCAGCGGGGCGAGGGCTGGCCGTGCACCGATGGTCACTGGGGGGCAATGCACCGAGTGCCGCCGCTCGGACGGGATGCGACGGAGGGCGAGACAAGGGGCCGCGGCCGGGGCTCGCCACCGACAAGGCAAGCGCCGAGGGCACCGTGCCCTCACCCAACATGGCGCCGCCACCTCAGCGGCGCCGCTTGGCGTGAGGGCGGAGCGGCGCGGAGGGCGGGAGAGGCGGTGGTTGCGCCcctgaggggaaggaagggagcgAGCGGGACATGGCGGTGCCTCCGCGGCGGCTGAGGGGCGGTGGAGCCCCGAGCGGCGCCCTCAAATGGCGGGCGTGGAGATGGCgacctgtgtgtgtgtgtgtcccgCCTGTGTGCGCGGCGGGATGAGACTGCGCTGGGTGACACGGTCCCGCATCAGTAGCAATGCGCGTTTGTGAGGGATTTAGGGGTTTTCCCACCCCGTTTTAAGGGTAGTTCTGTTTCTGAGGCGTTCTGTGCTGAGAGAGTAGTTGGGTTTTGGGCTGACACTCACTGGAAAGCTGGGAGTAAGCTTCATCCCCCTGGCTTTTTATGTGTGTAGGAGCTGCTGTGGTGAGAGGTGCTGGAGTAGTAAATGTGGGGCTTTACTCACTGCTTTGTCAGAATAAACTTGTGACGGGGAGGATTTTGGTGGGGAGGGCTGGTTTCACTGGCCTCCTCTGGCTCTGAAGAGAGTCAGTGGGTCATGTTGGAAGACATTGGGCTTTTTGGCTGAGAAGGGGGAGATTTTGGTGATGCTGGATATTGGCTGGGCTAGCAGCAGTTAGTTGTGGCTCTCTTTGGATTTGCGCATAATGCAAGGGTTCAACTTGCTTGCAGCCTGGCCCTACAGTTGTGCTAGTACAGCctaaaactgccttttccttgCCCTTTAACTCCAGATTGCTTCAGCGTGCAGCTTAGATGAGAATTATAGGAGTACGCATTTATGGTTGGGAGTCAAATCGATTAATTTCACTATTTACAGTGGATATTTACAGCCTATCATAAAAAAATGTGGTGTTTGCTGTGATATTGAATCctatgtttttttaaagccagcCCGAATTCAGTTAAGTAACTCCCATCATACTTTCCTCAGAGAGATGTACTAAAGTAATATGAACGTGAAGGAATAAACTTACAAGGTGCAATGTAGTAAATCTCTTGTAGAACTACAAAACATTGAAATTTCTAGGTCCTCCTGGCTCTAGAATTATAACTCAGCCTGTCATGGTGC
This window harbors:
- the PSMA2 gene encoding proteasome subunit alpha type-2; translated protein: MAERGYSFSLTTFSPSGKLVQIEYALAAVAAGAPSVGIKAANGVVLATEKKQKSILYDERSVHKVEPITKHIGLVYSGMGPDYRVLVHRARKLAQQYYLVYHEPIPTAQLVQRIASVMQEYTQSGGVRPFGVSLLICGWNEGRPYLFQSDPSGAYFAWKATAMGKNYVNGKTFLEKRYNEDLELEDAIHTAILTLKESFEGQMTEDNIEVGICNEAGFRRLTPTEVKDYLAAIA
- the MRPL32 gene encoding 39S ribosomal protein L32, mitochondrial; the protein is MAALVLVFPPLPRLRALLQRCWRRLDRGLLPGFSGGHSPPWGPALAVQAPASLPQPVHGTNESDEAPSLWDSILWMAAPKKRRTIEVNRCRRRNPNKLIKVKTNIDVCPECGNLKQKHILCGYCYAKVKAETRLIRKEIQKQEGGPFNAPTVETVVLYDGEKPTEKDAGKRIIERARKRPSWFAQN